The Citrus sinensis cultivar Valencia sweet orange chromosome 4, DVS_A1.0, whole genome shotgun sequence DNA segment AAGACTTCAGTTGAATTTGATGCACATAAATCCATTAAGAGTAACAGCAGCCAGTCGaatgaaaagaaaacagaCAGACAGATACAACACAGAGAGACTGAGAAAAGATGGGGAAAAAAACAGTGAAAAACAGTGAGAGTGTGTGCTTGATCATATCTATTTGTATATAGGTGTTGTCCAGGTCTGAGGCGGATACacgaagaaaaagaaagtttcGGGAAAATCATAAGttgggggggaaaaaaaaagagagagaatggCTCTGCACCTAAACACACTCTCCTTGTTCGTAGTATCCAAAAAGCTCCCTTATTCTCAATCTCACGGAAGGAGCATCACCAGAATCAGATCATCTCGTCCAGCGTTGATGTGCTCTACTCTTGCTGCCAAGACTAGGTAagcttatatatttatttatttttaattattattatgattatcatcatcatttttgtACATAGAACAAGCGTGCATTTGGGACTGATGTACGGTAACTGGATTGCTAAAGCCTAGCTGATAAGGTGTTTGGTTATGGCTTTTACtccatattaaaaaattaatttaccgaATACCATCAACTCCTACTCTAAAGTGATGGCTTTTATTTCACAGCAATTGCATTTTAAAGTTACAATACCTTACTACTACCAAACGCACCACAAGTTGCTTTCTGCTTACATTGAAATTTGTTTGCATAAATACAGGCTGTGAAGTGATCAGTTAATAATTTTGCACCACAATTTACGAACTGATGTTGCATGCTGTGTGATTCAATTAGAACAAAACTGAGATACTATGATTCTGATTTTCTAATTTGGTCATGTTGACGTGCTTGGAGCGATTGGAGCTCTTTCAGCATGCGCCAACAATTGATTCACATGAAACTAAAACACACCCAAGCTACGTGGTGTTGTGTGCGCTCACAAGTCACGCATATTGACTAGATAATCGAAGGACCAACGAAAAGTATGGcctaaaaaatagattttgccATCAAGATTGCGCATGATAAAACAATTCATATTAGTgcgttgaataaaaattaaacaaactgAAAGAGGCCAAAAAATGATGGCTCTGAGTCTGAAAACAGTCTACTTTATGTCCCAGCAGCTACATTCTCAGTCCCACTGCATCACATCTCCTAAACCGTGTAAGCcttgttaattttttcagTTAAATTTGGTATCATATATGGTATTTAATCGATTAATCTAGGGTCATATTGTATATAGAGTATTTCCAGGCAAGATCTCAGTTTGCTTAGTTGGGTTCACTTACACTCAGTCTTCCTTTGTGTTGACTAATAGGAAATTAAAGTTGTGAACTCAAAATGATTCTTCAATTGGTGATCATCATTCACAGGGACGTCGTGACGCATTCCATGGCACCAGAAAAGGTTGAAATATTCAGATCATTGGAGACTTGGGCTGAGCAGAACGTTTTGATTCACCTGAAACCCGTCGACAAAAGTTGGCAGCCAACCGATTTTCTGCCGGAATCTGAAACATCAGAAGGATTCTATGAACAGGTCAAGGAGCTGAGAGAAAGATGCAAGCAACTCCCTGCTGAACATTTCGTTGCGCTGGTTGGGGAAATGATCACAGAAGAAGCTCTGCCAACTTACCAAACGATGCTCAACACTCTAGATGGTGTTAGGGATGAGACTGGTGCAAGCCTCACTTCTTGGGCAACCTGGATTAGGGCTTGGACGGCTGAAGAAAACAGACATGGTGACCTTCTCAATAAGTATCTTTACCTCTCTGGCCGTGTAGACATGAAGCAAATTGAGAAGTCTATTCAGTATCTTATCCGCTCAGGAATGGTAACATCTATCAATCTTTCTTTACTTCCTTAGTACCTTACTCTTAATTAAAGGGTAAATActtcaatgaaaaataatatgcaATCAGGATATTTTGggctttttcaaaaaaaaaaaaaactatctAGTTAATTGGGTTAAACTCTTCTAACTAatcgttaaaaaaaattatgaattaaaagagaattttACATGTATTCATTTTGTGTAAATCCAAAATATCActattgtttatatatatttactaaattattCTCTACGTTTAACTTGGCAAAATGTCAGCaatattttgagtaattttttttttaaatgactGATCTAAAATGTAAGGACTAAAGGCGATCAAATTTacccatatatttttaatttttcaaatgttgAATTTTGGTGTAACCTAGGACcctaaatttgaaaacaatcCGTACAATGGGTTCGTCTACACATCATTCCAAGAGAGAGCAACATTCATATCACATGGCAACACAGCGAGGCTCGTCAAGAAGCACGGGGACATGAAGCTGGCACAAATATGTGGCACCATTGCCTCCGATGAGAAACGCCATGAAACTGCCTACACAAAGATTGTTGAAAAGCTCTTTGAAATCGACCCGGACGACACCATCTTAGCTTTAGCAGGCATGATGAAGAAAAGGTTCAGAATGCCGGGACATTTTATGTATGATGGGCAAGATGATAAGATTTTTGATCACTTCTCAGCTGTTACACAAAGGCTTGGAGTGTACACTGGCCATGACTATGCTGATATCTTGGAGTTTCTGATTGAGAGATGGAAAGTGGAGAAGTTGATAGGTCTCACAAGTGAAGGGCGCAAAGCTCAGGATTTTGTGTGTGGATTGCCTTTAAGGATTAGAAGAATATTGGAGAATAAAGCTCTGGTAGATACGGCTAAGAAAGGAGGCAGTGCTGTTCCTTTCGGATGGGTTTTTGGCCAAGAGATAAGGATTTAATGAAGGGCAGCTTATGGCTATATTTGATggctaataaattaataatagccAAAGCTTGCTACTTTGTAACGTTAAACATTTGCATGAACACTTAActtcaattttgtttaaagCAAGCAC contains these protein-coding regions:
- the LOC102626031 gene encoding stearoyl-[acyl-carrier-protein] 9-desaturase 5, chloroplastic-like isoform X2 — encoded protein: MILQLVIIIHRDVVTHSMAPEKVEIFRSLETWAEQNVLIHLKPVDKSWQPTDFLPESETSEGFYEQVKELRERCKQLPAEHFVALVGEMITEEALPTYQTMLNTLDGVRDETGASLTSWATWIRAWTAEENRHGDLLNKYLYLSGRVDMKQIEKSIQYLIRSGMDPKFENNPYNGFVYTSFQERATFISHGNTARLVKKHGDMKLAQICGTIASDEKRHETAYTKIVEKLFEIDPDDTILALAGMMKKRFRMPGHFMYDGQDDKIFDHFSAVTQRLGVYTGHDYADILEFLIERWKVEKLIGLTSEGRKAQDFVCGLPLRIRRILENKALVDTAKKGGSAVPFGWVFGQEIRI
- the LOC102626031 gene encoding stearoyl-[acyl-carrier-protein] 9-desaturase 5, chloroplastic-like isoform X1, which gives rise to MALHLNTLSLFVVSKKLPYSQSHGRSITRIRSSRPALMCSTLAAKTRDVVTHSMAPEKVEIFRSLETWAEQNVLIHLKPVDKSWQPTDFLPESETSEGFYEQVKELRERCKQLPAEHFVALVGEMITEEALPTYQTMLNTLDGVRDETGASLTSWATWIRAWTAEENRHGDLLNKYLYLSGRVDMKQIEKSIQYLIRSGMDPKFENNPYNGFVYTSFQERATFISHGNTARLVKKHGDMKLAQICGTIASDEKRHETAYTKIVEKLFEIDPDDTILALAGMMKKRFRMPGHFMYDGQDDKIFDHFSAVTQRLGVYTGHDYADILEFLIERWKVEKLIGLTSEGRKAQDFVCGLPLRIRRILENKALVDTAKKGGSAVPFGWVFGQEIRI